CCAGAATGTGGAATTACCGAAATCAAAATCACGAAAAAAAGGTTCAAAATCGAAGACCGTTGATGCTACTACTGATAACAATGATGCATTGTTCGATGGAAATTCATTGTCGAACTCTTCTGTAATTGGCGAATGTCCGGGAAAGTTGGTGAAAAAGCGGAAGAGAAAACTGAAGGACAAAGCTGGCGGTGATTCAGCTGCGTGTTCGTTTGGATCCTGTTGAAtggaagttttttgtttttttgaggaCTTGGAAGTGTGGTGTTGGTACGTCTGTTAGTCCTTTCTGTGTGgtgtttttgtattcttttgttgttttggaGGGAGTCATGGAGAGGGCGTTTCAAAAAGCAAGGGCAGCTTAGTCTTTTGACTTTCTAAGGGAAAGTCAGTTGCATATCAGTGATTTCTGTCCGTTGAGTAGAATTTGAGTGTCCGACTCCCAATTCAACCGTGGAACTTGGCCTTAACTAGAATTTCATGATCATCAAACCTTTATTTTTCTCCCTTGgggaaaaaggaattaaaaaaaaaaaaacccaaaaaatgcAAGTAATATAggaggaaaatgtaaaaatgTAGCTCATTGGTGAGAAACATAAAATGGAAAAACCATCAACTTTTATAACCATACGGTCTTAAAACATGCCCTTccagaagataaaaaaatagaaccaAATCCATGTCCGCCAATTTCAGGAAGATTCATCTCTAAATGATCCATCGGATCATTCCCATTTCAGGAAGATTCATCTCTAAATGATCCATCGGAtcattcccatttttttttctttttggattaaAGTCCAAAGGAAAAGCATTCGGTTTAACATACAATGCAGAAATAGTATTTCCAGACGACAACTCCCATCATGCGCCACTCGCATATAAGCGGGTCCATTCTTTTGCTGCAAGGTTTCCATTCAGTAAGAGCATCAGCCAAAACAATAATTTAACGTCAGAAAGCATCTGGGTTGAACGCTAACAACAATATCAAATTAGAGGAAATGAGCAACGTTACCAGTTTCAACAGCTTCAGCCTCATTGCTCTTCCAATGCTTTGCAATGTTCTCAGAAAGCGGATCATCAGGATTTGGAGCACTTAGAAGAGCTTGGATGCTGGGCAGGGAATAATGAATTATTGTTAACACCCTTCAGGTATTATTCCtaacatttatttttccttattcatATGACATGATTTTGAATTTCCAAATCAGTTTGgtaacaaaaacaattatattttgCTTTTATATGGGAGCACAAATATGTCACCTCAGCAACACCGTTCGGATTTGGAGGGCTGGACTCCACTTGTCTTTGAGAATATCGAGGCATATCCTTCCAAGCTGCATGAAGAAATCAATTTTATGTTCATCGACTTCATAAATTTCAGTTTTAAAGTTAGTGAAAATAATGAGGGGGAGGAGGAGGTCCCTTGCCTTATCAATGTTAGGATGGTATATCTTGGTCAAGAAGCGAACCTGTAATGACGAAACACAGACAACCATATGCATTCAAAAACCAACCTTACTACATGCAGTACAAAAAGTATAGACCACAGATGAGAGGGCATAAATTTAAGAAGCAAATGTGAGAGAAACTGAACTCAGCCCCtccatattcaaaattttgaaatacaaaGAGAAAGGGTCCTAGTGCTTGCAACAGAGAAAATGAATGTAATACCCTCAACCATGTACTTGATTCACATTACAGACCAACAACATTAACTacagaaaataaaggaatgtgATGGTTAACAGAATTTTTACAAAGAGCAAACCAGTAGCATACCCATACACATGAACAAAACTACAGTCATGTGAGGATCAAGTGGAAAACCAGAATAAACCATGTCTTTCAGGCAAAGCACAGTAACATTTCTACTTTCTTAAAAGTTAAGATCGAGATGAGAGAATAATGATTGAACAACAATTCCACTAATTAATAGCTCCAGTTTCCCGTACTTGGAATAATTTCAGTGCtacaagaaaatttttcaacacAGATGACACCATTATAAATGACAGAGAAAAGGGTGGAATGTAAAGTAAGAGTAAACAGTTCAACATATATCATCATTAAAACCAAGTACC
The window above is part of the Vitis riparia cultivar Riparia Gloire de Montpellier isolate 1030 chromosome 12, EGFV_Vit.rip_1.0, whole genome shotgun sequence genome. Proteins encoded here:
- the LOC117927047 gene encoding ubiquitin-conjugating enzyme E2 36; protein product: MANSNLPRRIIKETQRLLSEPAPGISASPSEENMRYFNVMILGPTQSPYEGGVFKLELFLPEEYPMAAPKVRFLTKIYHPNIDKLGRICLDILKDKWSPALQIRTVLLSIQALLSAPNPDDPLSENIAKHWKSNEAEAVETAKEWTRLYASGA